A single genomic interval of Schistocerca americana isolate TAMUIC-IGC-003095 chromosome 2, iqSchAmer2.1, whole genome shotgun sequence harbors:
- the LOC124593755 gene encoding dnaJ homolog shv has translation MWTNQHQTHPTKTTVPCGRMASAGVCLLLCVNLFFNVLIVLAGRDFYNILGVSRSANLNQIKKAYRRLAKELHPDKNPDDPDASQKFQDLGAAYEVLSDEEKRRKYDQCGEECLKKDGMMNGADPFASFFGDFGFFGGGSSNQQETPKGANIIMDLYVTLEELYSGNFVEITRNKPVMKPARGTRQCNCRQEMVTRHLGPGRFQMMQQTVCDECPNVKLVNEERTLEIEIEPGMVDGQETRFVAEGEPHLDGEPGDLILKINTMPHPVFERRGDDLYTNVTLSLQDALVGFSMDIEHLDGHKVQITRDKITWPGARIRKKGEGMPNYENNNLHGTLYITFDIEFPKTELSEQQREDIKRILNQNSNNKVYNGLRGF, from the exons ATGTGGACCAAtcaacatcaaacacatccaaCCAAAACAACTGTGCCGTGCGGGAGGATGGCATCTGCGGGTGTGTGTCTTCTGCTATGTGtaaatttgttttttaatgtgCTGATAGTGCTGGCAGG ACGTGATTTTTACAACATATTGGGAGTATCACGAAGTGCAAACTTAAATCAAATAAAGAAGGCGTATCGCCGTCTGGCGAAGGAGCTCCATCCTGATAAAAATCCTGATGACCCTGATGCTTCACAAAAGTTTCAAGACCTTGGTGCCGCGTACGAAGTTCTCTCTGATGAAGAGAAGAGGCGGAAATACGACCAATGTGGCGAAGAGTGTTTGAAGAAGGATGGCATGATGAATGGCGCCGATCCATTTGCAAGCTTTTTTGGGGATTTTGGGTTTTTTGGAGGAGGTTCTAGCAACCAGCAAGAAACACCTAAAGGTGCTAACATTATTATGGATTTGTATGTGACATTGGAAGAACTATATAGTGGAAATTTCGTGGAA ATTACCAGGAATAAACCTGTTATGAAACCAGCTAGAGGGACAAGACAATGTAATTGTCGCCAGGAGATGGTCACCAGGCATCTTGGAcctggaaggtttcagatgatGCAACAGACTGTCTGCGATGAATGCCCAAATGTTAA GTTGGTTAATGAGGAACGAACTCTGGAGATTGAAATTGAACCTGGAATGGTTGATGGGCAAGAAACTAGGTTTGTAGCTGAAGGAGAACCTCACCTTGATGGTGAACCGGGTGatttaattttgaaaatcaatacaatGCCTCATCCAGTATTTGAACGTCGAGGTGATGATCTGTACACAAATGTTACACTATCACTGCAAGATGCCTTGGTGGGATTTTCGATGGACATAGAGCATCTTGATGGCCATAAAGTACAGATAACAAGAGATAAAATAACATGGCCTGGAGCAAGAATTCGCAAGAAAGGAGAAGGAATGCCAAATTATGAAAATAACAATTTGCATGGGACATTGTATATAACATTTGATATTGAATTCCCGAAGACAGAATTATCAGAACAACAGAGAGAAG